The genomic DNA TCCACCAGGGACACCGGAAGCTGGTGCTGAATCTCGCCGATGTGCCCTACGTCGACAGCGCCGGGCTCGGACAGATGGTCAGCACCCTGCATACCGTCAACCGCCAGGGCGGAAAGCTGAAGCTGCTGAACCTGACCAAGCGCATCGAGGACCTGCTGTCCATCACGAAGCTGCTGACCGTGTTCGACGCCTTCGAGAACGA from Acidobacteriota bacterium includes the following:
- a CDS encoding STAS domain-containing protein, translated to MQIEERQVGDVMILDLAGKLTIGEGDELLKDKINSVIHQGHRKLVLNLADVPYVDSAGLGQMVSTLHTVNRQGGKLKLLNLTKRIEDLLSITKLLTVFDAFENEQEALDSFS